A single region of the Oleispira antarctica RB-8 genome encodes:
- the pgpA gene encoding Phosphatidylglycerophosphatase A, translating to MTSTVKPNLRNPIHLLAFGLGSGCAPKAPGTFGTLAAIPFWWLFLQDVPLIPYLCVLIAGFAFGVYLCEQTSKDLGVHDHGGIVWDEWIGLWITYLALPAGIEWVIIGFALFRFFDILKPWPIKWLDEKVHGGFGIMIDDVLAGIFALICVQGLAYFF from the coding sequence ATGACATCAACGGTTAAACCCAACTTGCGCAACCCTATTCACCTTTTGGCCTTTGGTCTAGGTTCTGGCTGTGCACCAAAGGCACCTGGCACTTTTGGTACTTTGGCTGCTATCCCGTTTTGGTGGTTATTTTTGCAAGACGTACCGCTCATTCCTTATTTGTGCGTTTTAATTGCGGGTTTTGCCTTTGGGGTTTATCTGTGCGAACAAACGTCAAAGGATTTAGGCGTACATGACCATGGCGGCATTGTTTGGGATGAATGGATTGGGTTGTGGATAACTTATCTAGCTCTACCTGCGGGGATCGAATGGGTCATCATCGGCTTCGCGCTTTTCCGCTTTTTCGATATTCTTAAGCCTTGGCCTATTAAATGGCTAGATGAAAAGGTTCATGGTGGCTTTGGTATTATGATTGATGATGTATTAGCAGGAATATTTGCCCTGATTTGTGTACAAGGCTTGGCGTATTTCTTTTAA
- a CDS encoding ATP-dependent protease peptidase subunit, translating to MTTIVSVRRGNEVVIGGDGQVSLGNTVMKGNAKKVRRLFNGQVIAGFAGATADAFTLFEKLEAQLQKNQGQLTRAAVELAKEWRSDRALRKLEAILAVADHTATLIITGNGDVLQPEDDLIGVGSGGNFALASARALLENTDLSARDIVEKSLTIAGGICVFTNQNFTIETMTAPEEKGETK from the coding sequence ATGACAACAATTGTATCCGTACGACGCGGAAACGAAGTCGTAATTGGCGGCGACGGCCAGGTTTCCCTCGGCAATACCGTGATGAAGGGTAATGCCAAAAAAGTACGTCGCTTATTCAATGGCCAAGTCATCGCCGGTTTTGCTGGGGCGACCGCCGATGCATTTACCCTGTTTGAAAAACTTGAAGCCCAACTGCAAAAAAATCAAGGTCAGTTAACCCGAGCTGCGGTTGAGTTGGCCAAAGAGTGGCGTTCAGACCGCGCATTACGCAAGCTAGAAGCGATTCTTGCGGTAGCCGACCATACTGCAACCTTAATCATTACCGGTAACGGTGATGTACTACAGCCAGAAGATGATTTAATCGGCGTTGGCTCCGGTGGTAACTTCGCGCTTGCTTCTGCCCGCGCTCTTCTTGAAAATACCGATTTATCCGCTCGCGACATCGTTGAAAAAAGCTTAACCATTGCGGGTGGTATTTGTGTTTTTACCAATCAAAATTTTACGATCGAAACTATGACTGCACCTGAAGAAAAAGGGGAAACAAAATGA
- a CDS encoding Exodeoxyribonuclease VII, small subunit, probable — protein MAKTTFHFEQSLAELESLVERMESGEMSLEDSLKAFEQGIKYTRDCQNALAKAEQKVQLLLQKNGQMEAQPFNTPSIEDED, from the coding sequence ATGGCGAAAACAACCTTCCATTTTGAACAATCTCTGGCGGAATTAGAAAGTCTCGTTGAGCGTATGGAGTCTGGCGAAATGAGTTTAGAAGATTCTTTAAAGGCGTTTGAACAGGGCATTAAATATACCCGCGATTGTCAAAATGCTTTGGCGAAAGCCGAGCAGAAAGTTCAGTTGTTATTACAAAAAAATGGCCAGATGGAAGCTCAGCCTTTTAATACCCCATCGATTGAAGACGAAGATTAA
- the ispA gene encoding Geranyltranstransferase (Farnesyl-diphosphate synthase) produces MTLPATFNQQLLASQKRCEYALNSALKHLNISDPYLADAMAYSLLNGGKRVRPFLVQATAQAMGIVDARVDIAMAAVEMVHCYSLVHDDLPAMDDDALRRGQPTCHIKFNEATAILAGDALLTGAFEILADMSADFSMAQRLKLVSLLSQGSGASGMVAGQAIDLASVGKEVDLAHLERMHGHKTGALIRMSVLMGAHCGQPDEATLAQLTVYANAIGLAFQVQDDILDIESDTATLGKQQGADMALNKPTYPSLLGLTGAKEKAKQLQQLALGALKNLAGDTSALEYLADYIITRDH; encoded by the coding sequence ATGACGTTACCGGCGACCTTTAACCAACAATTACTTGCGAGTCAGAAACGCTGCGAATACGCACTGAACTCTGCGTTAAAACATCTCAATATTAGCGACCCTTATCTTGCCGATGCTATGGCTTATAGCCTATTAAACGGTGGTAAACGGGTACGTCCTTTTTTGGTTCAAGCGACGGCTCAAGCAATGGGGATTGTTGATGCACGTGTGGATATCGCGATGGCTGCGGTTGAGATGGTGCACTGTTATTCGCTGGTTCATGACGATCTTCCCGCAATGGATGATGATGCTTTACGCCGCGGACAACCTACCTGCCATATTAAATTTAATGAAGCGACTGCGATTCTAGCCGGTGATGCGTTATTAACGGGAGCATTTGAAATTTTAGCGGATATGTCTGCTGATTTTTCTATGGCTCAGCGTTTAAAATTGGTGAGTTTACTAAGCCAAGGTTCAGGTGCATCCGGTATGGTCGCAGGCCAAGCCATTGACCTTGCTTCGGTGGGTAAAGAGGTCGATCTTGCTCATTTGGAACGTATGCACGGGCATAAAACCGGTGCGCTGATACGGATGAGTGTATTGATGGGAGCGCATTGCGGCCAGCCCGATGAAGCAACATTAGCGCAGTTAACCGTTTATGCTAATGCCATTGGTCTTGCGTTTCAGGTGCAGGATGACATTCTTGATATCGAAAGTGATACCGCAACTCTGGGTAAACAGCAGGGAGCCGATATGGCACTCAATAAGCCGACTTATCCTTCGCTACTAGGCTTAACAGGTGCGAAAGAGAAAGCCAAACAGTTACAACAATTAGCGTTAGGCGCATTAAAAAACCTTGCGGGTGATACTTCTGCCCTCGAATATTTGGCCGATTATATTATTACTCGTGACCATTAA
- the pomA gene encoding Flagellar protein PomA, sodium-dependent motor, protein MDLASLIGILGAFGLVIMAMVLGGDIMMFVNIPSLLIVVGGSLFVVLMKFEIGAFFGSFGIIAKAFMFKVSKPEEIIEETVELAGLARKGGLLSLEGKEVSNDFLAKGIQLLVDGHDPEVVKALLSKDMKMAQERHKYGATFFTHMGDVGPAMGMIGTLIGLVAMLANMDDPKSIGPAMAVALLTTLYGAMMATMIMIPFADKLLLRAEQEGLIQSMIIDALIAIQGGQNPRVIEAMLQNYVKEKQRVIPE, encoded by the coding sequence GTGGATCTCGCATCTCTGATTGGAATATTAGGCGCCTTCGGCCTAGTGATAATGGCAATGGTGCTCGGCGGCGACATAATGATGTTCGTCAACATACCTTCATTGCTTATTGTTGTCGGCGGCAGCTTGTTTGTTGTTTTAATGAAATTTGAAATCGGCGCATTTTTCGGATCTTTTGGCATTATTGCTAAAGCGTTTATGTTTAAAGTTAGTAAGCCTGAAGAAATCATCGAAGAAACCGTCGAACTTGCCGGCCTTGCACGTAAAGGTGGCCTGCTCTCATTAGAAGGCAAAGAAGTAAGTAATGACTTTTTAGCCAAAGGCATTCAGCTGCTCGTGGATGGCCATGACCCAGAAGTCGTCAAAGCTTTACTCAGTAAAGATATGAAAATGGCCCAAGAACGTCACAAATACGGGGCGACCTTCTTTACTCACATGGGTGACGTAGGTCCCGCGATGGGCATGATCGGCACATTGATTGGGCTTGTAGCCATGCTGGCGAACATGGATGACCCTAAATCCATTGGTCCTGCCATGGCCGTTGCCCTATTAACAACCCTCTATGGAGCCATGATGGCAACCATGATTATGATTCCCTTTGCCGACAAACTGCTTTTGCGAGCTGAACAAGAAGGACTCATTCAATCCATGATCATTGATGCCTTAATCGCCATTCAAGGTGGCCAGAATCCTCGAGTTATTGAAGCGATGCTGCAAAACTACGTGAAAGAGAAACAACGCGTGATACCGGAGTAA
- the fabA gene encoding 3-hydroxydecanoyl-[acyl-carrier-protein] dehydratase (Beta-hydroxydecanoyl thioester dehydrase) produces the protein MFVVSSKCLTAYPTLSLLFCESLVRSTAPKPNIMMPLTEQTQFNRNELELCGHGGLFTSNEAQLPTGPLLMMSRIVDIKPHAGMFKKGEIIAEFDINPECWFFEHHFIGDPLMPGSLMLEGMWQTLGFYLGWSGYPGKVRALGVGDLRLKSEIKPDAGCIEYKINIRRIVARQTVLAIAQGSIYQAGQEIASAKDLRAGMFQG, from the coding sequence ATGTTTGTCGTTTCTTCTAAGTGCCTTACCGCTTATCCTACCCTTTCTTTGTTGTTTTGTGAGTCTCTTGTGCGATCTACAGCCCCCAAACCGAATATTATGATGCCTCTTACAGAGCAGACCCAATTTAATCGAAATGAATTAGAGTTGTGTGGACATGGAGGCCTATTTACCTCTAATGAGGCCCAACTGCCGACAGGGCCACTGCTAATGATGAGTCGTATTGTTGATATTAAACCTCATGCTGGAATGTTTAAAAAAGGCGAAATTATTGCCGAATTTGATATCAATCCTGAGTGCTGGTTTTTTGAGCATCATTTTATCGGTGATCCGCTTATGCCGGGAAGTTTGATGCTTGAAGGCATGTGGCAAACATTAGGCTTTTATCTTGGCTGGAGTGGTTATCCTGGCAAAGTTAGAGCCTTAGGGGTTGGCGATTTGAGGCTGAAAAGTGAGATTAAACCCGATGCTGGCTGTATTGAATATAAAATTAATATCCGCCGCATTGTTGCCCGCCAAACCGTATTAGCCATTGCTCAAGGCAGTATTTATCAAGCAGGACAAGAAATTGCCAGCGCGAAAGATCTGCGTGCAGGTATGTTTCAGGGTTGA
- the plcB gene encoding Phospholipase C has protein sequence MMKKILTMALGTGLMLSSLESQAFTQPTHKRLVEDAVAYMAAHPDTTNFAKLSATVQAAGYSLEQFADALGQGARDVDDFDDTYLCGAVTGDCVPAPVFGVGSFVATYTAWWHFQNHSRGGDVHGNDLAGYNYSQIPVKGTEDTLLGTWLVGDHLDDGKGGMTGWCFWRWCNEDSEYNSYEITAKNYSVGSYNNKSHYENFEKAAFQPIDNLGQYWYNEFIKTPTVQTLGFALHTTDLLQPHHTWTTSANNHGGWESWVEDNYDAKDMNNDAAITEAMNSFTPIPVGQNDIRPLLTEGGAISYGQGGIVLSSTSDADRSEVAATVIPHAIAMVVHVLNHAVERF, from the coding sequence ATGATGAAAAAAATACTCACAATGGCATTAGGCACCGGCTTAATGTTAAGCAGTCTTGAATCCCAAGCCTTCACCCAACCAACCCACAAGCGCTTAGTTGAAGATGCGGTCGCATACATGGCCGCACATCCTGATACGACCAATTTCGCTAAATTATCCGCCACAGTACAAGCCGCTGGCTATTCCCTCGAACAGTTTGCCGACGCACTGGGCCAAGGCGCTCGCGATGTTGATGATTTTGACGATACTTATCTATGCGGCGCGGTCACAGGAGACTGTGTACCAGCGCCTGTCTTTGGTGTCGGTAGCTTTGTCGCAACGTATACCGCTTGGTGGCATTTTCAAAACCATTCTCGTGGTGGCGACGTCCACGGCAATGATCTTGCCGGTTATAACTACAGCCAAATTCCAGTCAAAGGCACAGAAGATACGCTGCTAGGCACTTGGCTAGTCGGCGATCACCTAGACGATGGTAAAGGTGGCATGACAGGTTGGTGTTTCTGGCGCTGGTGCAATGAAGATTCAGAATACAATTCCTACGAAATTACCGCCAAGAACTACAGCGTAGGCAGCTACAATAACAAATCACACTATGAAAATTTCGAAAAAGCAGCTTTTCAGCCCATCGATAACTTGGGCCAATACTGGTACAACGAATTTATTAAAACACCAACGGTACAAACTCTAGGCTTTGCATTGCATACTACTGACTTGTTGCAACCGCACCATACTTGGACCACATCAGCGAACAACCACGGTGGTTGGGAATCTTGGGTTGAAGACAACTATGATGCAAAAGATATGAACAACGATGCCGCGATTACGGAAGCCATGAACAGCTTCACACCTATTCCTGTAGGCCAGAATGATATTCGCCCATTGTTAACCGAAGGTGGCGCTATTTCTTATGGCCAAGGTGGAATTGTATTAAGTAGCACCAGTGATGCGGATCGCTCTGAAGTTGCAGCGACGGTGATTCCTCATGCAATTGCCATGGTTGTGCATGTGCTTAACCATGCGGTTGAACGCTTTTAA
- the pomB gene encoding Flagellar sodium-dependent motor protein PomB, with product MSDEEEEVCECPAGIPAWVMTFADLMSLLMCFFVLLLSFAEMDALKFKRLAGELRMAFGVQTEINASDPPKGTSVIAKHFSPSIPEPTPINEIRQKTSDLTKSSLEVLCQDEFTQQKERQGDEGQKTREIVVPKDSAAAEKKAEETAVEIAAELETEVSSGKIEVETQGKKIIIRIRENGAFKSGSDYIDDKFLPVIDKIREVLVNLPGRISVEGHTDNIPYQGGRFRSNWALSSARAAAFAEELFIAPEMGQERFQVVGHGDVRPLVENTDAESRARNRRVEIIILQTTENDDDDKPLIENPDKDMNDALNAKPEDFELDANDIF from the coding sequence ATGAGTGATGAGGAAGAAGAAGTCTGTGAATGCCCTGCCGGGATTCCTGCATGGGTAATGACGTTTGCAGATTTAATGTCACTACTGATGTGTTTCTTCGTTTTATTATTATCATTTGCCGAAATGGACGCGTTAAAATTTAAGCGTTTAGCGGGCGAGCTGCGCATGGCATTTGGGGTGCAAACTGAAATTAATGCCTCTGACCCACCGAAAGGTACCAGCGTGATTGCCAAGCATTTTAGTCCTTCCATTCCTGAGCCCACACCTATTAATGAAATACGACAAAAGACCAGCGACTTAACCAAAAGCAGCTTAGAAGTGCTGTGCCAAGACGAATTTACTCAGCAAAAAGAGCGTCAAGGCGATGAAGGTCAAAAGACTCGGGAAATTGTTGTGCCCAAGGATTCTGCGGCGGCTGAGAAAAAAGCCGAAGAAACGGCGGTAGAGATTGCTGCAGAATTAGAAACAGAAGTCTCCAGCGGCAAAATTGAAGTTGAAACTCAGGGTAAAAAAATCATCATTCGTATTCGAGAAAATGGCGCCTTTAAATCGGGCTCCGACTATATCGATGATAAATTCTTACCGGTTATCGATAAAATACGAGAGGTTTTAGTGAACCTTCCTGGGCGTATTTCAGTTGAAGGGCATACCGATAACATCCCCTATCAAGGAGGCCGTTTTCGCTCCAACTGGGCTTTATCATCTGCCCGCGCAGCAGCCTTTGCTGAAGAATTATTCATTGCGCCAGAAATGGGCCAAGAAAGATTTCAAGTGGTTGGTCATGGCGACGTTCGGCCTTTGGTTGAAAATACCGATGCGGAATCACGCGCACGAAACCGTCGTGTCGAAATCATCATCTTACAAACAACTGAAAATGACGATGATGATAAACCACTTATAGAGAATCCAGACAAAGACATGAACGACGCGCTTAATGCAAAACCTGAAGACTTTGAACTCGATGCTAATGATATTTTTTAA
- the ribA gene encoding GTP cyclohydrolase II, with protein sequence MSIKYIASSKLPTPFGIFTMHGFEEESTGKEHVALSMGDIDSGEPVLARAHSECLTGDALFSMRCDCGYQLEEALSSIAKNGRGVLLYLRQEGRGIGLLNKIKAYNLQDQGADTVEANERLGFGADMRQYDMCQPMLEHLGVKAIRLMTNNPRKVKALSEAGVDVVERVSIEVGRNPHNDGYLNTKAAKLGHYLKTTAKVDISHQDDDA encoded by the coding sequence TTGAGCATTAAATACATTGCCTCCTCTAAATTGCCAACGCCTTTTGGTATTTTTACCATGCATGGTTTCGAAGAAGAGAGCACAGGGAAAGAGCATGTTGCTTTATCAATGGGCGATATCGATTCTGGCGAGCCTGTTTTAGCCCGCGCTCATTCTGAATGCCTTACCGGCGATGCCTTGTTCAGTATGCGTTGTGATTGCGGCTATCAGTTAGAAGAAGCCTTAAGCTCTATCGCTAAAAATGGCCGTGGTGTCTTACTCTACCTACGCCAAGAAGGTCGTGGCATTGGTTTATTAAATAAAATCAAAGCGTACAACCTGCAAGATCAAGGCGCCGATACAGTAGAAGCCAATGAGCGATTAGGTTTTGGTGCAGACATGCGTCAATACGATATGTGTCAGCCAATGTTGGAACATTTAGGGGTTAAAGCTATTCGTTTAATGACTAATAATCCACGTAAAGTGAAGGCTTTATCTGAAGCTGGAGTTGATGTTGTAGAGCGTGTTTCTATTGAAGTGGGACGTAACCCGCACAATGATGGTTATTTGAATACTAAGGCTGCTAAGCTAGGCCATTATTTAAAAACCACAGCCAAAGTGGATATTAGTCATCAGGATGACGACGCTTAA
- the dxs gene encoding 1-deoxy-D-xylulose-5-phosphate synthase, with product MFTEIPNERPTTPLLDSVTNAADLRLLALDQLEQFNHELREYLIYSVGQSGGHFGAGLGVVELTTALHYVFDTPNDKLVWDVGHQAYPHKIITGRREQMPSIRSKEGPAAFPLRSESEYDTFGVGHSSTSISAAMGMSLGMRAMGNDHQAVAIIGDGAMTAGMAFEALNHAGHEKADMLVILNDNDMAISDNVGALNKYFTRLWSSPTYTSFREGSKKILQKSTTAWKFMRKTEEHMKAMIAPGILFEELGFNYYGPIDGHDTEELVHTLANLKKLPGPKFLHIVTKKGKGFALAEEQQIKYHALKKQHTNVPAGIAKQTYSNVFGNWLCDMAEVDERLMGITPAMREGSDMIRFSELYPKRYFDVAIAEQHAVTLAGGMACEGAKPVVAIYSTFLQRGYDQLIHDIALQNLDVMFAIDRAGLVGEDGPTHHGAYDYSFLRPIPNMVIMAPSNEDECRQMLYTGYQYQGPAAVRYPRGSGTGIEAQVQMQLLPIGKGIMRRERSIDANAKDGKSIAILAFGSCVNFALAAAEELAEQGIEISIADMRFVKPLDEVLVTELAQSHDRLICIEENAIMGGAGSAVLEYLSAEGIRIPCQLMGIPDRYIEHASPAEQLADVGIDQAAIVAKVMSYS from the coding sequence ATGTTTACTGAAATACCCAATGAAAGACCAACTACTCCGTTATTGGACTCTGTGACCAATGCGGCAGACTTGCGCTTATTGGCTCTCGATCAACTTGAGCAATTTAATCACGAGTTACGCGAATATCTTATCTACAGTGTTGGCCAATCTGGTGGACACTTTGGTGCAGGCCTTGGTGTGGTTGAATTAACAACCGCTCTTCATTACGTTTTTGATACCCCCAACGATAAGTTAGTTTGGGATGTTGGTCATCAAGCTTATCCGCATAAAATTATTACCGGCCGTCGTGAGCAAATGCCCAGCATTCGCAGCAAAGAAGGCCCGGCCGCTTTTCCACTGCGCAGTGAAAGTGAATACGATACCTTTGGTGTAGGTCATTCTAGTACGTCTATCAGTGCGGCGATGGGCATGAGTCTTGGCATGCGCGCTATGGGTAACGATCATCAAGCGGTTGCTATTATTGGTGATGGAGCGATGACTGCAGGAATGGCATTCGAAGCGTTAAACCATGCAGGTCATGAGAAAGCCGATATGTTGGTTATTCTTAACGATAACGACATGGCCATTTCAGATAACGTTGGTGCGCTGAATAAGTATTTTACCCGCCTATGGTCTAGCCCAACGTACACCTCTTTCCGTGAAGGCAGCAAAAAAATATTGCAAAAAAGCACCACCGCTTGGAAATTCATGCGCAAAACCGAAGAGCACATGAAGGCCATGATTGCCCCAGGTATTCTTTTTGAAGAACTTGGTTTTAATTATTATGGCCCGATTGACGGCCATGATACCGAAGAGTTGGTGCATACTTTAGCCAATCTTAAAAAATTGCCTGGGCCTAAGTTTCTTCACATCGTGACGAAAAAAGGTAAGGGTTTTGCATTAGCCGAAGAACAGCAAATTAAATATCATGCGCTAAAAAAGCAGCATACAAATGTGCCAGCGGGTATTGCTAAGCAGACCTATTCTAATGTGTTTGGTAATTGGCTGTGTGATATGGCGGAGGTCGATGAACGCTTGATGGGGATTACCCCTGCGATGCGTGAAGGCTCGGATATGATTCGCTTCTCTGAACTGTACCCTAAACGCTATTTTGATGTTGCCATTGCTGAACAGCATGCGGTGACATTGGCAGGTGGCATGGCATGCGAAGGCGCTAAGCCAGTCGTCGCGATTTATTCAACCTTTTTGCAACGTGGTTATGATCAGTTAATCCATGATATTGCCTTGCAGAATTTAGACGTGATGTTTGCCATCGATCGTGCAGGGCTGGTGGGTGAAGACGGCCCAACGCATCACGGTGCGTATGATTACAGCTTCTTACGTCCAATTCCAAACATGGTAATAATGGCACCGTCGAACGAAGATGAGTGCCGCCAAATGTTATATACCGGTTATCAATATCAAGGCCCAGCGGCTGTGCGTTATCCACGTGGTTCGGGAACGGGTATTGAAGCGCAAGTTCAAATGCAATTATTACCCATTGGCAAAGGCATTATGCGTCGTGAGCGAAGCATTGATGCTAATGCAAAAGATGGTAAATCTATTGCAATATTAGCTTTTGGTTCATGTGTGAACTTTGCTTTAGCCGCAGCAGAAGAATTAGCTGAACAAGGTATTGAAATCAGTATTGCTGATATGCGCTTTGTGAAGCCACTGGATGAAGTGTTAGTAACAGAATTAGCTCAGTCCCATGACCGACTTATCTGCATTGAAGAAAATGCAATTATGGGTGGCGCAGGGTCTGCGGTATTAGAATATTTATCTGCGGAAGGTATCAGAATCCCGTGCCAGTTAATGGGCATTCCTGATCGCTACATTGAACACGCATCGCCAGCAGAGCAGTTGGCTGATGTAGGTATCGATCAAGCGGCTATTGTTGCGAAAGTGATGAGTTACTCATAA
- the hslU gene encoding ATP-dependent hsl protease ATP-binding subunit HslU, with translation MSQMTPREIAHELDRHIVGQNEAKRAVAIALRNRWRRMQLSEELREEVTPKNILMIGPTGVGKTEIARRLAKLANAPFIKIEATKFTEVGYVGKDVESIIRDLVETGFKMLREQEMLKVDQRAYEAAEERILDVLLPPARTAEKTEWDTTADVETASPKKEDSSTRQIFRKKLREGQLDDKEIEIDLSEQSQMGVEIMAPAGMEEMTSQLQNMFSNMGGDKKSKRKLKIKDAFKQIKDEEAAKMLNLDELKARSLETVEQNGIVFIDEIDKVCKRQESGSGGDVSREGVQRDLLPLIEGCTVSTKYGMIKTDHILFIASGAFHLSKPSDLIPELQGRLPIRVELQALTPEDLQRILTEPKASLTEQYVALMKTEGLDLSFTEDGVKRLAEVAFEVNESTENIGARRLHTLLERLLEKVSFDATDLTEAVVVDAEYVNEQLGKIAQDEDLSQFIL, from the coding sequence ATGAGTCAAATGACCCCAAGAGAAATTGCTCACGAATTAGATCGTCACATTGTTGGCCAAAATGAAGCCAAGCGCGCAGTGGCGATTGCCTTACGTAATCGCTGGCGTCGGATGCAGCTGAGTGAAGAGCTGCGTGAAGAAGTAACACCCAAAAATATTTTAATGATTGGCCCAACCGGTGTGGGTAAAACAGAAATTGCTCGTCGCCTAGCGAAACTTGCGAACGCTCCTTTCATTAAAATTGAAGCAACAAAATTTACCGAAGTCGGTTATGTTGGCAAAGACGTTGAATCCATCATTCGTGACCTTGTTGAAACCGGCTTTAAAATGCTGCGTGAACAAGAGATGTTGAAGGTTGATCAGCGCGCTTATGAAGCGGCTGAAGAACGCATTCTTGATGTGTTATTACCGCCAGCACGTACAGCAGAAAAAACAGAATGGGATACGACGGCGGATGTCGAAACCGCATCTCCTAAAAAAGAAGATTCATCGACGCGCCAGATTTTCCGTAAGAAATTACGTGAAGGGCAGCTAGATGATAAAGAGATTGAAATTGATCTCTCCGAACAATCGCAAATGGGCGTAGAGATTATGGCACCGGCTGGCATGGAAGAAATGACCAGTCAGCTGCAAAACATGTTTTCTAATATGGGCGGCGACAAAAAGTCTAAGCGTAAATTGAAAATTAAAGACGCTTTCAAGCAAATCAAAGACGAAGAAGCTGCAAAAATGCTGAACCTCGATGAGTTGAAAGCGCGCTCGTTAGAAACGGTAGAGCAGAACGGCATCGTCTTTATCGACGAGATAGACAAGGTATGTAAACGCCAAGAAAGTGGTTCCGGTGGCGATGTTTCTCGTGAAGGCGTACAGCGTGATTTATTACCGCTCATCGAAGGTTGTACCGTAAGCACTAAATACGGCATGATCAAAACCGATCATATTTTATTTATTGCGTCTGGTGCATTCCACTTATCAAAGCCATCTGACTTGATTCCAGAGCTGCAAGGTCGTTTACCGATTCGTGTCGAGTTGCAAGCCTTAACACCTGAAGATCTTCAACGTATATTAACCGAGCCTAAAGCATCATTGACTGAGCAGTATGTGGCGTTAATGAAAACAGAAGGCCTTGATTTAAGCTTTACCGAAGACGGCGTTAAGCGTCTTGCTGAAGTGGCTTTTGAAGTAAATGAAAGCACTGAAAATATTGGTGCACGTCGTTTACATACGTTATTAGAACGTTTGTTAGAAAAAGTATCTTTTGATGCAACAGATCTAACAGAAGCCGTTGTCGTGGATGCTGAATATGTCAATGAGCAGCTTGGTAAAATTGCACAAGACGAAGACTTGAGCCAGTTTATTTTATAG